The DNA segment ggccattgtaaacaatgtggcaaaaagttttgaaaacagaaaaccgattaacgatttcacaaagatttttagtaaagagagcactacttgccccacggtgggcgccaaattgttttggtcaaaaattaccgaagcaatttagtgatcaaattagttaagtgaggtagtgtgctgaaaagtgtgttgaaaatatgcttgttaggttctttggaaaaacagtgttcaggatacggctcaggatattgagctgtatctatgatcaaacaatgagcaataaagtaaagtaaatgacacgagatgtatgaggaaagcccttgatcaatctagatcgccggcataaaacctcgggagctgacaatcgcagctgccttgttcttcttattgcttgaataaccaggatacagtgcaggataaagCTCAGATCtctactaagtgttacaatgattgcAAGTGATGAGTGTTAGTGTGCGATTACAAGTGAATTGTGTATGAATTCGAGAGTTAGAAGTGGAGTGAGTTGAAGTGAAGTGTCCTACGAGATTTGGCCATCcatatttatagtaaaagaaaccaaaaactatcctattattccgggatactttggaatattccattctgaacgttgggggctgcttctactcgttttccacgtgcttattgactacaaaaccgggtctttagctcatataaccgttacaatgtcaataacattgaccaacatccgatattctcgcggaatatgcctttctgaccgttacaagacccattcttccaccatcaacgtccatttttcaaccaccttgagcgaatcttcaggtagatcaagtcttttaacgttggtaccttgcaaccaacgttttacaagccaatcgttagtaatagtcaagatactgcctcaggatattaccaatatcctggcccggtatcctgatacggtatcctgatccggtatcctgatccggtatcctgatcatatacaactaataaaaaatcaagatacaaagtcaggatatgggctcagaatttcacccataacaatacCCAAATTCGCTGCCAACATCGTAATATACGGCCCGCCATATAACCTTGCCTTTCCTCCTCCCTTCTTTGGCCTCACCAATGACCATGCCAGAATGCTCGCTAAATTTGCTGGGCGACGCTCCACCATGCACATCAGACAAAACAAACTGTGCTGATTCACCTTGTTATCCCCTTCATGCCTACCTATCAATGTAGCTGCCAGTATCTTGTGCACAAACCGATAAAGAGGATCTCTGATATCAGACGCCACCATGTTGTTTGAACATGGTGAAATAGCAATAATGCGCCAAAACCACGCTAACTCCTCCTTCAACACACAAGAATCCTTTTCCTCCTTCACTACCTGCCTCAGCAAACCCCTAAACTCCTCAGACTCGACCTCCTGAACTGTGTAAAACCCAGTTGCCTCTGCGAACTGTGGTAAACTCATGTTGAAGATCTCTTTACCCAACACAAATGATACTACATCTGGCTCATCAAAACCCCCTGGATGCCTATAGTAAAATGTGGAATGAAACTCCAGGGTGAGCTCGTAATACTGCGGCGTGTCACAATCCAACGCTATTATAAACTTTGGCCCTAATAGTTCCTGCAGCCTCTCAACCTGCCCCAACTGACTAACCAAATCCCAATCGATCCTTCTAAACTCTAGCAGCCTCAGCTTCTTAATAGTATCAAACTTTATATACTCAGCCGACCCGACAGTAAATCACAACAACAGGCTATCCACCAACCTATTACTCTGACCATGTGGGATCCCGTCATCCCTATATGTAATCTCTCTAAGTAGTGTATCAGCCGGCTGCTCCGGAGCAGCTCCCTGAGCCCTAGTGCCGCGCCTCTTGCGCTTCACTCCTGATGACGATCCCTCACCTGACATCCTGTTCAAACAATTCAATAAACGTGCAAAACAGGTGAACAGTTAGTAAACACAAGCTATTTTTGAGTTTTTtgagtttttcaatttttttggaatttttaagaatttttctgattttttttaaatataataatatacACTAAAACgacggccgtatagcatttctTCGCGGCCGTTGTTCGAAACAAGTGACTTATCGCAAAACGACTTGAAAATAAACCGAActtcgcccgaatggagattgagtacgagcGAAGCGGTTTAGTAAACAAGCGATGCGATAGAACGTACAATGACACTTACAAGACTCAAATACGACTCGAAACACCCTAAACGACCCTAAATGACGCAAAACTAGACTTTCGACGCAAAAGACGACACTAAGACTAACTAGACGCAAACTACAAAAAATTTACACTTTTACCTCCTCCCGGCACTttgctcgccctcgagcaatcCCATGTGCCGTCAAATAAACAAAAACTCAATGTGGAAGCAACGGAAATGGCGCGCGTGGATTTGGTAAAAATTTGGTCTTTTATGTCAAAAACGCGCAACcgcttccccacacttgaattttatAACGCCCAAAACAATCGACCGCATGAAACTTAACAACAATCAAAAGAAACCAACCTGTTCTCTGTGTGGAAAATTTATCATTCGGACAAAACCAACCCCCCTATTTTTTTGTATTATCCCATTCTTACATCGCTCAAACCAATCAAGCAACAAACCAATCAAACCAACCCGAGCCACCCGCACCCTCGTAAGTACTCCAAAACAGATCTGCAGATGTTAAACAAACTCAAAATTTAAACAGTTATTACCAAACAAGCAAACCTCTACCGATTCGATTAAACTCGACAcactaaaaactaaataaactTAACTCAACCGACTAACAGAACTGCAGTCAATATAGACTCGACAGACTCTAAACAACCACTGATCTAAACCTGACTCGCCTAAACACAGACTCAATGAAGACCGAGACCTGATCTGAGACAACTGCAGACTCGACTCGACAAAAACAAATCAAATAGACTCAAACACAAAAGTATTGCAGAATACATACCTCGTTCACGACGACTCGAGACAACTGCAGACTCGACGACCGGAACTGTGGGTGACCGGCGGTGTGTGGATGATGACCGGTAcaggtggtgatgatggtggacAAGGGAGGACAGTGGGTGGTGTGTGGTTGTCAGCGGCGGAAGCCAGGAGGTGGTGGGGGGTGTAATCGCCGGTAATGTAAAGTGGTGGTCAGAGTGGTTAGCAGCGGAGGAGAGGTGGTGGTGGGGGTTAACAATCGCCGGACCAGGGATGGTGATGTTAGGGTTTAACAAATGAGACCCCAAGTTGGGGATTTAACCCTGGTCGTGACACACAAGGTGCACACAGCCCGCGTAAGTTATAAGGgcaagttgaggcgggccgcgagcgccTATATTTTCAAAAAGTTTTTTAAGCCCAAACGGGCCGCGTTAGAGTAAACAAATAGGTCACGCGGGCCGTTTGGACAGCAGATATCAGCAACATGCTTGACAGCAGTAACAGTTAGCAGCAgaattgatttttttattaatccCAAAATTACCCCCCGCACTTATTTTAGTGTTTTCAATGTAAAACTTACCTGGGATGCTGCTCGTTGGTCGACTTCGGCCATGTGAAGGATTATGTACCTGCAAAATACTTGACGACGCACAATAGACGCAACAAACTACGAAAATCATGAAAAACGATGCAAAGATACGAAAACTCTAACTAACGACGCGACACAAACAACGACTCAATGTACAAACTATACACTTGAGTTTTCACTCAAGAAACTACGCGGTGGTGCTAGGCGGGTCCGAAAGAGGAACGGTTTCCTCTTCGGCGGTGTCGATGGGACCCCCTAAGTAGTGCTTCAACCTATGTCCATTCACTTTCCACGCATTCGAATTCTTTTCATCAAACAACTCCACAGTGCCGTACGGGAAAACCTCCTTCACGACATACGGCCCGGACCATCTCGACTTCAACTTTCCGGCAATCAACTTCAGTCTCGAATTAAACAAAAGCACTTGATCGCCTACTTTAAACTCCTTCAACTTCCGCAACCTTCTATCATGCAAAGTTTTCGACTTTTCCTTGATACTCCACGAACGATCATACGCGGCGTCACAAAGCGCCTCCAACTCAGGAATTTGGAAAAATCGTTTCCTAGCGGCCTCTGTCAAATCTAAATTCACCGTTTTGAGTGCCCAAAGAGCCCGATGCTCTAACTCGACCGGTAAATGGCACGCTTTCCCATAAACGATCATAAATGGCGTAGTTCCTAATGGCGTCTTAAAGGCGGTGCGGAATGCCCATAACGCATCGTCCAACTTGTCGGACCAATCCTTTCGACTCTTacctaccgttttctctaaaatCCTCTTCATACCTCGATTCGCGTTCTCCACTTGACCGctcgtttgcggatggtacgCGGTAGACAAGCGGTGCGTAACTCCATACCTCTCCAACGCCTTCTCCATAATGGTATTGCAAAAGTGCGTACCGCGATCACTAATGATTGCCTTCGGGGTACCAAATCGCGTGAATAACTTCTTCAAAAATCTCACCACCACTCGTGAATCATTCGTAGGCAAAGCTTAAGCTTCCACCCACTTCGAAACATAGTCAATCGCAACGAGGATGTACCGATTTCCACTCGAAGATGGAAACGGTCCCATGAAATCAATGCCCCAAACGTCGAAGACTTCCAATACTTGAATAGGATTCTGGGGCatctcatccttggatgagatgaTGCCGGTCCGTTGGCAACGATCACATTTTCTCACAAACTCGGCCGCATCATCTACTACGGTCGGCCAAAAGAATCCGCAATCATACACCTTCTGCGCAGTCACATGCGCACCGTGATGTCCTCCTGTCAAACCCTCATGAACATGCCGAATAATGTCCCAACCATCCTCTCTACTCACACACCTCCTCAAAACTCGATCACCTCCTATCCTGAAAAGGTAAGGCTCGTCCAAAATATACTTCCGCGCATCATTCAAAAGCTTTCTCCTTTGTTGGCAATGCATACCCTCCATCACAAATCCTCCGGCTAAATAATTGGCTATATCGCCAAACCACGGTAAATCCACGGCCCCTGCCGTAACAGCATCAATAGACTTGTGAGGGAATTAGTCCCCTATCGCCTCCTCACGAATCTCCTCTCTCTTCGGATCCTCTAAGCGGGACAAGTGGTCTGCCGCCACATTCTCTGCccctttttatccttaatttcAATATCGAACTCGGAAAGAAGCAGAATCCATCGTATAAGGTGCGGTTTCGCGTCCTTCTTCTGAAACAAATAACGCAGAGCGGAATGGTCGGTAAacacaacggttttcgaaagaacAAGGTACGAACGGAACTTGTCGAACGCAAAGACAACTGCCAACAACTCCTTCTCCGTGGTGGTGTAATTTTCCTGGGCATCATTCAAAGTTTTACTCGTGTAGTAAATCGGGTGAAAATGATTCTCCCGTCTCTGCCCTAACACCGCACCAACTGCGTAATCGCTCACATCGCACATAAGCTCGAATGGTAAGCTCCAGTCAGGTGACACGAGAATCAGTGCAGTCACCAACTTCTCCTTCAGAAACTCAAACGCCTTGAGGCAATCCTCGTCAAAGACAAAAGGAATGTCCTTCTCCAACAATCGCGTCATGGGGCTTgtaattttagaaaaatccttgaTAAAGCGCCTATAAAATCCCACATGACCGAGAAAACTACGAACCGACTTGACACTAGTGGGCGGAGGGGCTGGCTGATCGTACCTATCTTCGCCCTATCAACCTCAATACCAGCTCTCAAAATCTTGTGCCCTAGCACAATACCTCAGTCACCATGAAGTGACCCTTCTCCCAATTCAACATCAGCTTCGTCTCCACACATCTCTTCAACATTTTCTCCAAATTCATCAAGCACTGATCGAAAGAACTACCGTACACTGAAAAGTCGTCCATAAATACCTCCATCGAACTCTCGACCATGTCCTGAAAGATCGCGATCATACAACGCTGAAATGTAGCAGGAGCATTACATAAGCCAAACGGCATGCGTCGGTACGCGTAtgtgccatatggacatgtaaaagtggttttctcctgatcctctggtgcaatagaaatctggaaataacccgaaaacccgtcgagaaagcaatagaactgctgacccgcgagacgctcaagcatttgatcaatgaatgggagcggaaaatgatccttacgagtggcgtcatttaactttcgatagtcaatgcacacacGCCAACCCGCAACAGTACGAGACGGAATAAGCTCATTCTTCGCATTCAGAACAACTGTCATCCCCCTTTCTTCGGGACGACCTGCGTAGGACTCACCCAAGCTGAATCGGAAATCGGGTAAATCAAACCAGAGTCTAACAACTTCATCACTTCCTTCCTAACGACATCCTGCATATTCGGATTCAAACGACGCTGCGGCTGCACTACAGGCTTGTAAACATCCTCCATCAGAATGCGATGCGTGCAAAAAGTAGggctgatgcccttgatatcaGATAGCCTCCAGGCAATCGCATCACTGTGCTCTCTCAGCACCTCAATCAACCTCACTTTCTCCTCCTCTGTCAATTTCGAAGATATGATGACAGGCATATTTGGATTCTTTCCTAGAAATGCGTACTCAAGATGTGATGGAAGAACCTTAAGTTCTAAAGGCGGTGGAATCTCTACAGGAGTACTCTCATCTCTAATCGCGTCGAGCTCCAACGGCTCAGGAACACACAACTCATCATCCTCATCTAACTGCTCCTCCTCAACTTCTTCAACCTTCTCCTCATCATGCTCGTCAACAACTCCCTCGCCTACTAAATCAGCTCCACTGATGTAC comes from the Helianthus annuus cultivar XRQ/B chromosome 4, HanXRQr2.0-SUNRISE, whole genome shotgun sequence genome and includes:
- the LOC110933617 gene encoding uncharacterized protein LOC110933617; the encoded protein is MEKALERYGVTHRLSTAYHPQTSGQVENANRGMKRILEKTVGKSRKDWSDKLDDALWAFRTAFKTPLGTTPFMIVYGKACHLPVELEHRALWALKTVNLDLTEAARKRFFQIPELEALCDAAYDRSWSIKEKSKTLHDRRLRKLKEFKVGDQVLLFNSRLKLIAGKLKSRWSGPYVVKEVFPYGTVELFDEKNSNAWKVNGHRLKHYLGGPIDTAEEETVPLSDPPSTTA